One Streptomyces sp. ML-6 genomic region harbors:
- a CDS encoding PH domain-containing protein codes for MTRGEGTVRLRPPNNTLDARAVGWWRTQWLLMTAVPVVVLVILGVLIEPARFWLLLPAAVLAVLGTGCALLLPAWWYRTHRWEVTDEAVYVRTGVFRQEWRVAPMSRIQTVDTVRGPLEQLYRLATVTVTTASAKGEVRIEGLDHEAAAELADRLTRITQATPGDAT; via the coding sequence ATGACCAGGGGGGAGGGGACGGTACGGCTGAGGCCGCCGAACAACACGCTGGACGCGAGAGCCGTCGGGTGGTGGCGGACCCAGTGGCTGCTGATGACCGCGGTACCCGTGGTGGTCCTGGTCATCCTGGGCGTGCTCATCGAGCCCGCCAGGTTCTGGCTGCTGCTGCCCGCCGCGGTCCTGGCGGTCCTCGGCACCGGCTGCGCGCTGCTCCTCCCCGCCTGGTGGTACCGCACCCACCGCTGGGAGGTCACGGACGAGGCGGTGTACGTCAGGACCGGGGTCTTCCGGCAGGAGTGGCGGGTCGCGCCGATGTCCCGGATCCAGACCGTGGACACCGTGCGCGGCCCGCTGGAGCAGCTCTACCGGCTCGCCACGGTCACCGTGACCACGGCGTCCGCCAAGGGCGAGGTACGGATCGAGGGCCTGGACCACGAGGCGGCGGCCGAACTGGCCGACCGGCTGACCCGGATCACCCAGGCCACGCCCGGGGACGCCACATGA